The Larimichthys crocea isolate SSNF chromosome XI, L_crocea_2.0, whole genome shotgun sequence genome has a segment encoding these proteins:
- the serac1 gene encoding protein SERAC1 has product MSAAALRLIRCRRLSTAGPHGVKRVLQWKNLRRFAKVTSAVVLGGCLFITYEVEALDKAVTIDTRAILQEKYKSYIYLRATPSDEKENLAAGLTHKTRRELHKAARRFLEISSRLFLQSLDEHFSHVDADPHEVALWVLLKRTQSANKAIRLQAVQELAENHHWHDYQYQTAAQVIDQRTAVGLARTPQVDLRFFLRTPVLPNLEDGLSTEDELRNLLGSLPQSEVDKCVQYFTSLALRESTQSLAAQRGGLWCFGGNGLPYAQSLTSVPSEKVESFCLQALVQHSKVQSHCDHIVANGGLQLLQRVYQLRQDSLKIQRNVVRIIGNLALHESIHQAIAQSGWVSVLAEMMQSPHVMQASHAARALANLDREMVKEKYQDGVYILHPQTRGNQPIKADVLFIHGILGAAFKTWRQKDRVMLEEEKEAECTDDYTECWPKTWLAADCPNLRVLSVEYDSHLSDWMAKCPAENQRKSLAYRSQELLKKLKLAGVGERPVVWVAHSMGGLLVKKMLLDAAEDPDMQGLLKNTKGIMFYSVPHHGTFMAEYSVNVRYLLFPSIEVRELCKDSPALRGLNEDFLNMAKDKEFKVLSFAETLPTNIGPMIKILVVPTQSANLGIGELIEVDVDHLSICKPEKKDSFLYRRSLQFIQEALQSYISH; this is encoded by the exons ATGTCTGCTGCAGCTCTACGTTTGATCCGCTGTCGGAGGCTGAGCACAGCTGGGCCGCATGGAGTGAAGAGAGTGCTTCAGTGGAAAAATTTAA GGAGGTTTGCTAAAGTGACCAGTGCAGTTGTCCTGGG GGGCTGTCTTTTTATCACTTATGAAGTGGAGGCCCTTGATAAGGCTGTGACCATTGACACTCGTGCAATTCTTCAGGAGAAGTACAAGTCTTACATCTATCTTAGAGCCACACCCTCCGATGAGAAGGAAAACCTCGCTGCAG GgctcacacacaaaaccagGAGAGAACTTCATAAAGCAGCCAGGCGGTTTCTGGAAATATCATCTAGGCTTTTTCTGCAATCACTAGATG AGCACTTTAGCCACGTGGATGCAGACCCACATGAGGTGGCATTATGGGTCTTACTAAAGAGGACACAGTCAGCAAATAAAGCCATCAGACTCCAAGCTGTGCAGGAGCTTGCAGAAAATCACCACTGGCACG ACTACCAGTACCAGACAGCAGCACAGGTCATAGACCAGCGAACAGCAGTGGGCCTGGCCCGGACTCCTCAGGTAGACCTTAGATTCTTCTTGCGCACGCCCGTACTGCCTAACCTGGAAGAT GGTTTGTCAACAGAGGATGAACTGAGGAATCTGCTGGGGTCTCTGCCTCAGTCTGAGGTGGACAAATGTGTTCAGTACTTCACCTCACTGGCCCTCAGAGAGAGCACCCAGTCCTTGGCAGCACAACGG GGTGGTCTGTGGTGTTTTGGAGGTAATGGGCTGCCTTATGCCCAGAGCCTCACCTCTGTTCCCTCTGAGAAGGTGGAGTCTTTCTGCCTACAGGCACTGGTACAACACTCGAAG GTCCAGAGCCACTGCGACCACATAGTTGCAAACGGGGGCCTGCAGCTTCTCCAGAGGGTTTATCAGCTTCGCCAAGACTCCCTGAAGATTCAGAGGAACGTCGTTCGTATCATAGGAAATTTGGCACTCCATGAGAGCATTCACCAGGCCATAGCCCAGTCTG GTTGGGTGTCTGTCCTAGCTGAGATGATGCAGTCTCCTCATGTCATGCAGGCGTCTCATGCAGCCCGTGCTCTGGCCAACCTGGATAGAGAGATGGTGAAAGAGAAATACCAAGACGGAGTCTATATCCTCCACCCACAAACACGTGGCAA CCAGCCAATCAAAGCAGACGTGCTCTTCATCCACGGGATTCTAGGGGCAGCCTTTAAGACGTGGAGGCAGAAGGACCGTGTTATgttggaggaagagaaggaggcagAGTGCACGGACGACTACACAGAGTGCTGGCCAAAG ACTTGGTTGGCTGCTGACTGTCCAAATCTGAGAGTACTCTCAGTGGAGTATGACAGTCACCTCAGTGATTGGATGGCCAAGTGTCCGGCTGAGAATCAGAG GAAATCGTTGGCCTACAGAAGTCAAGAGCTGCTAAAGAAGTTAAAGCTGGCAGGAGTTGGAGAGAGGCCTGTGGTCTGGGTAGCCCACAGTATGGGAG GATTGCTTGTGAAGAAAATGCTGCTGGATGCCGCAGAGGACCCAGATATGCAAGGACTGTTAAAGAACACCAAGGGCATTATGTTCTACAGTGTTCCTCACCATGGTACTTTTATGGCAGAGTACTCTGTCAATGTCAGATATCTTCTCTTTCCCTCGATCGAAGTCAGAGAGCTTTGTAAAG ACTCACCAGCACTGCGCGGCCTGAATGAGGACTTCCTGAACATGGCCAAAGACAAGGAATTCAAGGTGCTGAGCTTTGCAGAGACGCTGCCAACAAACATCGGTCCTATGATTAAGATACTGGTGGTACCGACCCAGTCAGCAA ATCTCGGCATCGGGGAGCTCATTGAGGTGGATGTAGATCATCTCAGTATCTGCAAGCCAGAGAAGAAGGACTCATTTCTGTATAGGCGCAGTCTCCAGTTCATCCAGGAAGCACTGCAGAGCTACATCAGCCACTGA
- the myct1a gene encoding myc target protein 1 homolog, which produces MAENNTNLFLEILQSFDAVPLIIAFCVSMAVGLVLGALVYVILTWMSRRRAGSASITRRPPRHSRMSSRNRPGFNRNSSYDRRSNNSLVSAAFSFHRHTSPPDQLDPLGHKSSFRASTFHPLLQCSQIAREAEEGSQTTLPRTPTLTTSAGSAQTAAQPAANSPRPESFWGNNGVRSFHATQTPPPAYESIIRAYQETCT; this is translated from the exons ATGGCTGAGAACAACACTAATCTGTTTCTGGAAATACTTCAGTCTTTTGATGCTG TCCCTCTGATAATAGCTTTCTGTGTGTCCATGGCGGTGGGCCTGGTCTTGGGGGCCCTGGTTTATGTGATTTTGACCTGGATGTCCCGACGTAGAGCAGGCTCTGCCAGCATCACCCGCCGCCCTCCTCGCCATTCACGCATGTCTTCCCGCAACCGCCCAGGCTTTAACCGCAACAGTAGCTATGACAGGCGAAGCAACAACAGTTTGGTCAGTGCTGCTTTCAGCTTCCACCGCCACACTTCCCCCCCAGATCAGCTCGACCCACTGGGACATAAATCCAGCTTCAGGGCCTCCACCTTCCACCCTCTCCTCCAGTGCAGCCAAATCgcaagagaggcagaggaggggagTCAGACCACGCTGCCTCGCACACCGACTCTGACCACGTCGGCTGGATCAGCTCAAACAGCAGCCCAGCCAGCTGCCAACTCACCCAGACCAGAGTCATTTTGGGGGAACAATGGTGTGAGGAGTTTCCATGCTACACAGACCCCACCTCCAGCATATGAGAGTATTATTAGAGCTTATCAGGAAACTTGCACCTGA